The following proteins are encoded in a genomic region of Rhizobium sp. CCGE531:
- the dusA gene encoding tRNA dihydrouridine(20/20a) synthase DusA yields MYSDALKNGRKIFAVAPMIDWTDRHCRYLHRQISRHALLYTEMVVADAIIHGPRDRLLGRDATEHPVALQLGGSDPAKLAVALRIADAYNYDEINLNVGCPSDRVQSGTFGACLMLTPETVASCVAAMKAVSKAPVTVKCRIGVDEQEPEEALPELMTRVLDAGADAIWIHARKAWLKGLSPKENREIPPLDYDIVYRMKQRWPEVFIGINGGIQTLDQAEAHLAHVDGVMLGRAAYQNAAVLADVDHRFYGEPAVEADWNGLRDRMMAYVERHIASGGRLQHVARHMVGLFSGLPGSRRYRQILSTDANKPGAGPEVIAAAFAAVDFAGEGERVSA; encoded by the coding sequence ATGTATAGCGACGCACTGAAAAACGGCCGCAAAATTTTCGCGGTTGCACCGATGATCGACTGGACGGATCGCCATTGCAGGTATCTGCACCGGCAGATCAGCCGGCATGCGCTGCTCTATACCGAGATGGTGGTGGCCGATGCGATCATTCATGGGCCGCGCGACCGTCTGCTGGGGCGCGATGCCACCGAGCATCCCGTTGCCCTGCAGCTCGGCGGCTCCGATCCGGCCAAGCTTGCCGTGGCGCTGCGGATCGCGGACGCCTATAACTATGACGAGATCAACCTGAATGTCGGCTGCCCGTCCGATCGCGTGCAGTCGGGCACCTTCGGCGCTTGCCTGATGCTGACGCCGGAGACGGTGGCGTCCTGCGTCGCTGCGATGAAGGCTGTTTCGAAGGCGCCCGTCACCGTGAAATGCCGTATCGGTGTCGACGAGCAGGAGCCGGAAGAGGCGTTGCCCGAGCTGATGACGCGCGTGCTCGATGCCGGCGCGGACGCGATCTGGATCCATGCGCGCAAGGCCTGGCTGAAGGGTCTATCGCCGAAGGAGAACCGGGAGATCCCGCCGCTGGATTATGACATCGTCTACCGCATGAAACAGCGTTGGCCCGAGGTCTTCATCGGCATCAACGGCGGTATACAGACGCTGGATCAGGCCGAGGCGCATCTCGCCCATGTCGACGGCGTCATGCTCGGCCGCGCCGCCTATCAGAATGCCGCAGTCCTCGCCGATGTCGATCACCGCTTCTATGGCGAACCCGCCGTCGAGGCCGACTGGAACGGGCTGCGCGACCGGATGATGGCCTATGTGGAGCGTCATATCGCCAGCGGCGGCCGCCTGCAGCATGTCGCGCGCCACATGGTCGGTCTCTTCAGCGGCCTGCCGGGCTCGCGCCGCTATCGCCAGATCCTCTCCACCGATGCCAACAAGCCGGGCGCAGGGCCGGAGGTGATTGCGGCCGCTTTTGCCGCAGTGGATTTTGCCGGCGAGGGCGAACGCGTCAGCGCTTGA
- a CDS encoding cold-shock protein, whose product MATKGTVKFFNQDKGFGFITPDGGAKDVFVHISALQASGIQSLREGQQVTFDTEPDRMGKGPKAVNIQAN is encoded by the coding sequence ATGGCCACCAAGGGCACCGTAAAATTCTTCAACCAGGACAAGGGTTTTGGTTTCATCACTCCTGACGGCGGCGCAAAGGACGTTTTCGTCCATATCTCCGCTCTTCAGGCTTCCGGCATCCAGTCGCTGCGCGAAGGCCAGCAGGTCACCTTCGACACCGAGCCGGATCGCATGGGCAAGGGCCCGAAGGCTGTTAACATCCAGGCTAACTAA
- a CDS encoding fumarylacetoacetate hydrolase family protein has protein sequence MNAPLTTVIPLPAPVLLPIEGETELFPVRRVYCVGRNYADHAIEMGHDPSREPPFFFQKNPDNLLVSSDFPYPALSSDVHHEVELVVALRNGGTNIPVEQALDCVYGYGVGIDFTRRDLQGEAKKLDRPWEIGKAFDHSAPVSALVPATRVGHPDKGGIWLMRNGEAAQRGDLSQMIWKVPEIIAELSKLFTLAPGDIIMTGTPAGVGPVARGDRISCAVDGVANLVLNVV, from the coding sequence ATGAACGCCCCATTGACGACAGTCATTCCCCTACCCGCCCCCGTTCTTCTGCCGATCGAGGGCGAGACCGAGCTTTTCCCCGTGCGCCGCGTCTATTGCGTCGGCCGCAACTATGCCGACCACGCCATCGAGATGGGGCATGACCCGAGCCGCGAGCCGCCCTTCTTCTTCCAGAAGAATCCGGACAATCTGCTTGTCTCGAGCGATTTCCCCTATCCCGCGCTGTCGTCGGACGTGCATCACGAGGTGGAGCTTGTGGTGGCGCTGCGCAACGGCGGCACAAACATCCCGGTCGAACAGGCACTGGATTGCGTCTATGGCTATGGCGTCGGCATCGATTTCACCCGCCGCGACCTGCAGGGCGAAGCCAAGAAGCTCGACCGTCCCTGGGAAATCGGCAAGGCTTTCGATCATTCCGCACCCGTTTCCGCGCTCGTGCCAGCCACCCGCGTCGGCCATCCCGACAAGGGCGGCATCTGGCTGATGCGCAACGGCGAGGCCGCCCAGAGAGGCGACCTCTCGCAGATGATCTGGAAGGTGCCGGAGATCATTGCCGAACTCTCCAAGCTTTTCACGCTCGCGCCGGGCGATATCATCATGACCGGCACGCCCGCCGGCGTCGGTCCCGTTGCGCGCGGCGACCGGATCAGCTGCGCCGTCGATGGCGTCGCAAACCTGGTATTGAACGTCGTCTGA
- the uvrB gene encoding excinuclease ABC subunit UvrB, with product MAKSPKKSPAPTGFEEAPQAPFEGAPLSGSVADWVKQLEADAESSAVETQREIASKAGKHRKKVEIAASKSARGTSMGGSTDPKTRAAAGLNPVSGMDTTLEEAANAGTAVTATVEALSKLIESGNPLFKDGKLWTPHRPARPAKSEGGIKIRMDSEYQPAGDQPTAIRDLVEGLDNGDRSQVLLGVTGSGKTFTMAKVIEATQRPAVILAPNKTLAAQLYSEFKNFFPDNAVEYFVSYYDYYQPEAYVPRSDTFIEKESSINEQIDRMRHSATRSLLERDDCIIVASVSCIYGIGSVETYTAMTFQMNVGDRLDQRQLLADLVAQQYKRRDMDFIRGSFRVRGDTIEIFPAHLEDAAWRISMFGDEIDSITEFDPLTGQKTGDLKSVKIYANSHYVTPRPTLNGAIKAIKEELKIRLTELEKAGRLLEAQRLEQRTRYDVEMLEATGSCAGIENYSRYLTGRNPGEPPPTLFEYIPDNALLFIDESHVSVSQIGGMYRGDFRRKATLAEYGFRLPSCMDNRPLRFEEWDAMRPDTIAVSATPGGWEMEQSGGVFAEQVIRPTGLIDPPVEVRSARTQVDDVVGEIRETAAKGYRTLCTVLTKRMAEDLTEYLHEQGVRVRYMHSDIDTLERIEIIRDLRLGAFDVLVGINLLREGLDIPECGFVAILDADKEGFLRSETSLVQTIGRAARNVDGKVILYADTITGSMQRAMDETSRRREKQMAYNLEHGITPESVKAKISDILDSVYEKDHVRADIGGASGKGFADGGHLVGNNLQTHLNALEKSMRDAAADLDFEKAARLRDEIKRLKAVELAAMDDPLAREEAKSLEGGKSGRPNPSRLRSPSTSSGSSAPQDEGGASIAPSSSPHGEAGAQHPSNPHSEEGAQRPSKSYFAKPGLDEMKPGSEAGTPLFRKNTLDEMTVGRTEKPVTGKVPDKPITRARPGVGSYEDPVDEKQRKGRTKGKTGRPGQ from the coding sequence ATGGCCAAATCACCGAAAAAATCCCCCGCCCCGACCGGTTTCGAAGAGGCGCCGCAGGCACCGTTCGAAGGTGCGCCGCTCAGCGGCAGCGTCGCGGACTGGGTGAAGCAGCTCGAAGCGGATGCGGAATCCTCGGCCGTCGAGACCCAACGCGAGATTGCTTCGAAGGCCGGCAAGCACCGCAAGAAGGTGGAAATCGCCGCTTCGAAATCGGCGCGCGGCACCTCGATGGGTGGCTCGACCGACCCGAAGACTCGCGCCGCCGCCGGTCTCAACCCGGTGTCGGGCATGGATACGACGCTGGAGGAGGCCGCCAACGCCGGCACGGCCGTTACCGCGACGGTCGAGGCGCTGTCGAAACTCATCGAAAGCGGCAATCCGCTATTCAAGGACGGCAAGCTATGGACGCCGCACCGCCCTGCCCGGCCGGCCAAATCCGAAGGCGGCATCAAGATCCGCATGGACTCGGAATACCAGCCCGCCGGCGACCAGCCAACCGCCATCCGCGACCTCGTCGAAGGCCTGGACAATGGCGACCGTAGCCAGGTGCTACTCGGCGTTACCGGGTCCGGCAAGACCTTCACCATGGCAAAGGTCATCGAGGCGACGCAGCGCCCCGCCGTCATCCTTGCGCCGAACAAGACGCTAGCAGCCCAGCTTTATTCCGAGTTCAAGAACTTCTTCCCGGACAATGCGGTCGAGTATTTCGTCTCCTACTACGACTATTACCAGCCGGAAGCCTATGTGCCGCGCTCGGACACCTTCATCGAGAAGGAAAGCTCGATCAACGAACAGATCGACCGCATGCGCCACTCCGCGACACGTTCGCTGCTGGAGCGGGACGACTGCATCATCGTCGCCTCGGTCTCCTGCATCTACGGTATCGGTTCGGTCGAAACCTATACGGCCATGACCTTCCAGATGAATGTCGGCGACCGGCTGGATCAGCGCCAGCTCCTCGCCGACCTCGTGGCGCAGCAATACAAGCGCCGCGACATGGATTTCATCCGCGGCTCCTTCCGCGTTCGCGGCGACACGATCGAGATTTTCCCCGCCCACTTGGAGGATGCCGCCTGGCGCATCTCCATGTTCGGCGACGAGATCGACTCCATCACCGAATTCGACCCCCTGACAGGACAGAAGACCGGCGATCTGAAATCGGTGAAGATCTACGCCAATTCGCACTATGTCACGCCGCGCCCGACGCTGAACGGCGCCATCAAGGCGATTAAGGAAGAACTGAAAATCCGGCTTACCGAGCTGGAAAAGGCCGGACGCCTGCTCGAGGCACAGCGCCTGGAGCAGCGCACCCGCTACGACGTCGAAATGCTGGAGGCCACCGGCTCCTGCGCTGGCATCGAGAACTATTCGCGCTACCTGACCGGCCGCAATCCCGGCGAGCCGCCGCCGACGCTGTTCGAATATATTCCCGACAACGCATTGCTGTTCATCGACGAAAGCCACGTCTCGGTGAGCCAGATCGGCGGCATGTATCGCGGCGACTTCCGGCGCAAGGCGACGCTGGCCGAATACGGCTTCCGCCTGCCCTCCTGCATGGACAACCGTCCCTTGCGCTTCGAGGAATGGGATGCGATGCGCCCCGACACGATCGCGGTTTCGGCAACGCCGGGCGGTTGGGAAATGGAACAATCCGGCGGCGTCTTCGCCGAACAGGTCATCCGCCCCACAGGCCTGATCGACCCGCCCGTGGAAGTCCGCTCGGCCCGCACCCAGGTGGACGACGTCGTCGGCGAAATCCGCGAGACCGCCGCCAAGGGCTACCGCACTCTCTGCACCGTGCTGACCAAGCGCATGGCCGAGGATCTGACGGAATATCTGCATGAACAGGGTGTGCGTGTGCGCTACATGCACTCCGACATCGACACGCTGGAGCGCATCGAGATCATCCGCGACCTGCGCCTCGGCGCTTTCGATGTGCTCGTCGGCATCAACCTGCTGCGCGAAGGTCTCGACATTCCGGAATGTGGCTTTGTCGCCATCCTCGATGCCGACAAGGAAGGCTTCCTGCGCTCGGAAACATCGCTCGTCCAGACCATCGGCCGCGCCGCGCGTAACGTCGACGGCAAGGTCATCCTCTACGCCGACACCATCACCGGCTCGATGCAGCGGGCGATGGACGAGACCAGCCGCCGCCGCGAAAAGCAGATGGCCTACAATCTCGAGCATGGCATCACGCCGGAATCGGTCAAGGCAAAGATTTCCGATATTCTCGACAGCGTCTACGAGAAGGACCACGTTCGCGCCGATATCGGCGGCGCCTCCGGCAAGGGCTTTGCCGATGGCGGCCACCTCGTCGGCAACAACCTGCAGACCCATCTCAACGCTCTGGAAAAATCCATGCGCGATGCGGCGGCCGACCTGGACTTCGAAAAGGCGGCCCGGCTCCGCGACGAGATCAAGCGCCTCAAGGCAGTCGAGCTTGCCGCCATGGACGACCCGCTGGCCCGCGAGGAGGCCAAGAGCCTCGAGGGCGGCAAAAGTGGCCGCCCCAATCCTTCGAGGCTCCGGTCCCCTTCGACAAGCTCAGGGTCCTCCGCACCTCAGGATGAGGGCGGAGCGAGCATCGCACCAAGCAGTAGCCCTCATGGTGAGGCGGGAGCGCAGCACCCGTCGAACCCTCATTCTGAGGAGGGAGCGCAGCGACCCTCGAAGAGCTATTTCGCCAAGCCGGGCCTCGACGAAATGAAACCGGGCAGCGAGGCAGGCACACCGCTTTTCCGCAAGAACACGTTGGACGAGATGACCGTCGGCCGTACCGAGAAGCCGGTGACGGGGAAAGTACCGGACAAACCGATCACCCGCGCGAGGCCCGGCGTCGGTTCCTATGAGGATCCGGTGGACGAGAAGCAGCGCAAGGGGCGGACGAAAGGCAAGACGGGACGGCCCGGGCAATAA
- a CDS encoding SRPBCC family protein: protein MPEPLVVRRETHVSAPPAAVFALLTDPEKILRWMGTEARTEPQPGGIYLVNVTGARAARGTFREVVPVHRLAYSFGWEGSEEVPPGSSLVEIDLIEQPDGTLVRLTHSGLPTQEQCDAHAKGWAHYLDRMAEVAAGRDPGPDAMRGHDGKSQ from the coding sequence ATGCCAGAACCTTTAGTCGTCCGTCGCGAGACCCATGTCTCGGCACCGCCCGCAGCCGTCTTCGCGCTGTTGACCGATCCCGAAAAAATCCTGCGCTGGATGGGCACGGAAGCCCGGACAGAGCCGCAGCCGGGCGGCATCTATCTCGTCAATGTCACTGGCGCCCGTGCCGCGCGCGGCACTTTCCGCGAAGTCGTGCCGGTGCACCGCCTCGCCTACAGCTTCGGCTGGGAAGGCAGCGAGGAAGTGCCGCCTGGGTCGAGCCTGGTGGAGATCGACCTGATCGAGCAACCCGACGGGACGCTGGTGCGCCTCACCCATTCGGGCCTGCCGACACAAGAGCAATGTGACGCCCACGCAAAAGGCTGGGCGCATTATCTCGACCGCATGGCCGAAGTGGCCGCGGGACGCGATCCAGGTCCGGATGCCATGCGTGGGCACGACGGCAAAAGCCAATGA
- a CDS encoding nucleoside deaminase produces the protein MVQLSDEYMMGLALDEARIALSEGVFPVGAVLCMGNQVLGRSHKTMVSNHLNHAEMNLFHKVFKGDYTFSRNDDLTLYTTLEPCIMCFGTMMHLPITRLVFAMTDAYGGCAHVRLENSPPRHLSRAVEIVGGVRRQEASKLFAEFLDTTTEEFWLTGGASHFQAAVRAELDEDVLQR, from the coding sequence ATGGTTCAATTGAGTGATGAATACATGATGGGTCTCGCACTTGATGAAGCCAGGATCGCGCTCAGTGAAGGCGTGTTTCCAGTTGGCGCAGTTCTGTGCATGGGAAATCAGGTTCTGGGACGCTCTCATAAAACCATGGTCTCGAATCATTTGAACCATGCGGAAATGAATCTCTTTCATAAGGTATTCAAGGGAGATTATACGTTCTCACGAAACGACGACCTGACGCTCTATACGACGCTTGAGCCTTGCATCATGTGTTTCGGCACGATGATGCATTTGCCGATAACGCGGCTTGTTTTCGCTATGACCGATGCGTATGGCGGATGTGCCCACGTCAGACTGGAAAATTCTCCTCCCAGGCATCTTTCGAGAGCGGTAGAGATCGTTGGAGGCGTTCGTCGCCAGGAGGCTTCCAAACTCTTTGCAGAGTTTCTTGACACGACCACGGAAGAATTCTGGTTGACGGGCGGAGCTTCGCATTTTCAGGCCGCTGTGAGAGCCGAGCTTGATGAAGATGTCCTGCAGCGTTGA
- a CDS encoding adenylate/guanylate cyclase domain-containing protein has protein sequence MDLPAPLAWLVDEAGAALSPERFLADLGGRLLAAGLPLTGAALTLAAPHPIITQRTWLWRAETGAVIEALGFAGTSLGQAGRDWLGELGPVCEETIGTAPGNSVLAWAASRPFTSSETDRLRQVARFAAAPLAGLAARATLSTLLEAYLGRRSAARVQAGALSRNSGETIRAALLCADLRDFTALSEAAEPTIVISALDAWFDRVAGAVHAFGGEVLKFIGDGVLAIFPVTETPAEACEAALRAVTAIRAGMAHLDATRTNQGLPPLPFGAALHFGDMLWGNIGAADRLDFTAIGPAVNLVSRLEGLCRPLGRTVLISGSVAAETTTPLLSLGDHELRGIAEPCAVFTVAES, from the coding sequence ATGGATTTGCCCGCCCCCCTTGCCTGGCTGGTTGACGAAGCCGGCGCCGCGCTCAGCCCCGAACGCTTCCTGGCCGATCTGGGCGGACGTCTGCTGGCCGCCGGATTGCCTCTTACCGGCGCCGCCCTGACGCTCGCGGCGCCGCATCCGATCATCACGCAACGTACCTGGCTTTGGCGAGCCGAGACGGGTGCGGTGATCGAAGCCCTCGGCTTCGCCGGCACATCGCTCGGACAGGCCGGCCGCGACTGGCTCGGCGAACTCGGCCCGGTATGCGAAGAAACGATCGGGACCGCGCCCGGCAATTCCGTGCTCGCTTGGGCCGCAAGCAGGCCCTTCACCTCCTCCGAAACGGACAGGCTGCGTCAGGTCGCGCGCTTTGCCGCGGCACCCTTGGCAGGTCTGGCCGCTCGCGCAACCCTATCGACCCTGCTCGAAGCCTATCTCGGCCGCAGAAGTGCGGCGCGCGTGCAGGCCGGTGCGCTCAGCCGCAACAGCGGCGAAACCATCCGCGCAGCGCTGCTCTGCGCCGACCTCCGGGATTTCACGGCTCTCTCCGAAGCGGCGGAGCCGACCATCGTGATATCAGCCCTCGACGCCTGGTTCGATCGCGTCGCCGGCGCCGTGCACGCCTTCGGCGGCGAAGTGCTGAAATTCATCGGCGACGGTGTACTGGCGATCTTCCCGGTCACCGAGACGCCGGCGGAAGCCTGTGAAGCCGCGCTGCGCGCCGTCACCGCCATCCGCGCCGGCATGGCGCATCTCGACGCGACCCGGACAAACCAGGGCCTGCCGCCGCTTCCCTTCGGTGCCGCCCTGCATTTCGGCGACATGCTCTGGGGCAATATCGGCGCCGCCGACCGCCTGGACTTCACCGCCATCGGCCCCGCCGTCAATCTCGTCAGCCGATTGGAAGGCCTTTGCAGGCCGCTCGGCCGCACTGTGCTCATTTCCGGATCGGTCGCGGCGGAAACGACCACGCCGCTGCTGTCTTTGGGGGACCATGAATTGCGCGGGATTGCGGAGCCTTGCGCGGTGTTTACGGTCGCTGAGAGCTAG